Proteins encoded in a region of the Acidobacteriota bacterium genome:
- a CDS encoding M20/M25/M40 family metallo-hydrolase has protein sequence MTRKKFLSAVLLLSLALCGLPVGAQQAQPAKDANDPIARIKDEGMNRSQVMQTLSYLTDVIGPRLTASPNLKRANEWTRDKMKEWGLENAHLEAWGPFGRGWALKSFSAEVIAPQSFPLIAYPKAWSPGTNGVVTGDVVYLDAKDEKELDKYKGTLKGKIVITAPLIDVKAIFEAPGTRLTEKDLLRLADAQDPAKDRMGGPMAQMNNPRMMEFINAAILDAKKLNFLVKEEAALVLSPSRGGSGGTIFVSAADVPKEIKPDLTPMQAVMQLFMGRVNAYDKNAPKTLPQVTIAAEHHNRLVRMLQAGEKVQLRVNLDVQFYDQDLMAYNTVAEIPGTDKKDEIVMVGAHMDSWHSGTGATDNGAGCAVAMEAVRILKALNLQPRRTIRVGLWSGEEQGLFGSRAYVKDHLGSPAGANTPEAEMAAMMGGGGGGKINTKPDYDKFSVYFNLDNGTGKIRGVYLQGNEAVRPIFRDWLTPFRDMGATTLSISNTGGTDHLSFDGIGLPGFQFIQDPVEYDTRTHHSNMDVFDRIQADDMKQAATIMAAFLYNASTREEKIPRKPSAAK, from the coding sequence ATGACTCGGAAGAAATTTCTATCGGCAGTCTTGTTACTGTCCCTGGCGCTTTGCGGGTTGCCTGTCGGCGCACAACAAGCGCAACCGGCCAAAGACGCCAACGACCCAATCGCACGCATCAAAGACGAAGGCATGAATCGTTCGCAAGTCATGCAAACGCTCAGTTATTTGACGGACGTGATCGGCCCGCGTTTGACGGCGTCGCCCAACCTGAAACGCGCCAACGAATGGACGCGCGACAAAATGAAAGAATGGGGACTGGAAAATGCGCACCTGGAAGCTTGGGGGCCGTTCGGACGCGGCTGGGCGCTGAAATCCTTTTCAGCGGAAGTCATCGCGCCGCAATCCTTCCCCCTGATCGCTTACCCGAAGGCCTGGTCGCCGGGAACCAATGGCGTCGTCACTGGCGATGTTGTTTACCTGGATGCTAAAGACGAAAAAGAACTCGACAAATACAAAGGCACGTTGAAAGGCAAAATCGTCATCACCGCTCCGCTCATTGATGTTAAAGCCATCTTTGAAGCCCCCGGAACGCGTTTGACCGAAAAAGATTTGCTGCGGCTGGCCGATGCGCAGGACCCTGCCAAAGATCGTATGGGCGGCCCAATGGCACAAATGAACAATCCGCGCATGATGGAATTCATCAACGCGGCAATTTTGGATGCCAAGAAGCTGAATTTCCTGGTCAAGGAAGAAGCCGCGTTGGTGTTGTCGCCTTCGCGGGGCGGTAGCGGAGGAACAATTTTCGTTTCAGCCGCCGACGTTCCCAAAGAAATCAAACCAGACCTGACTCCGATGCAAGCCGTGATGCAATTGTTCATGGGCCGCGTCAACGCGTACGACAAAAACGCTCCCAAAACCTTGCCGCAAGTAACCATTGCCGCCGAACATCACAACCGGCTTGTTCGCATGCTGCAAGCTGGGGAAAAGGTTCAGCTTCGCGTCAACCTGGATGTACAGTTTTACGATCAGGATTTGATGGCTTACAACACCGTCGCCGAAATTCCCGGCACTGACAAGAAAGATGAAATCGTGATGGTCGGCGCGCACATGGATTCGTGGCACAGTGGCACCGGCGCCACAGACAACGGAGCCGGTTGCGCCGTCGCCATGGAAGCCGTCCGCATTTTGAAAGCCTTGAACCTGCAACCACGCCGAACAATTCGCGTCGGGTTGTGGAGCGGCGAAGAACAAGGCTTATTCGGATCGCGGGCTTACGTCAAAGACCACCTTGGTTCGCCTGCCGGAGCTAACACACCTGAGGCAGAAATGGCCGCGATGATGGGCGGCGGCGGCGGTGGAAAGATCAACACCAAACCTGATTACGACAAGTTTTCGGTGTACTTCAACCTGGACAACGGCACCGGCAAAATTCGCGGCGTGTATTTGCAGGGCAACGAAGCCGTCCGTCCGATTTTCCGCGATTGGTTGACGCCGTTCCGCGACATGGGCGCGACGACGCTGAGCATTTCCAACACGGGCGGAACCGACCATCTGTCGTTTGACGGAATCGGCTTGCCGGGCTTCCAGTTCATCCAGGATCCTGTGGAATACGACACGCGCACGCACCATTCCAACATGGACGTATTCGACCGTATTCAGGCTGACGATATGAAACAGGCTGCGACGATTATGGCGGCGTTTCTGTACAACGCTTCGACGCGAGAAGAAAAGATTCCGCGCAAACCATCCGCAGCGAAATAA
- the hemC gene encoding hydroxymethylbilane synthase, with product MKAMPNLIIGSRGSKLALWQSNWIKQELERLHPGLVVEIEIIKTTGDKMQEVSLAGLAGAGKGVFTKEIEEALLNRSIDLAVHSLKDLPTVLPDGLHLAAITERVDVRDALICSAALHGTVKAIRDLPQGARVGTSSLRRRAQLLHQRPDLEVLELRGNVDTRLRKLDDGQYDAIILASAGLIRLGFADRISARIDPAEMLTAVSQGALGIESRVDDQRTNLLLESLNHWATRYATEAERAVLRELGGGCAVPIAALGVVREEQLRLEGLVADVEGKQLIRLHAEGSAHQAEAIGGQLADALVKAGARDLLQAQGRESAPMNVPPVRQTASARPIQSPAAASGKGNQVATAPRSVPEHPLAGRRVIVTRSPKQSSEMVRFLEKLGAEVIACPTIEIKPPASWEQMDSALAKLSWFDWLAFTSSNGVEYFLRRLDETGHGRAELMAHKVCAVGRKTAETLGAENILVDVMPERFTAEALVEDFIKRFGVSQRLRGSKMLLPASNITLDVIRPAMEKIGVYVEVVEAYQTVLPATTSGEVRTLIQESNADYIIFTSPSTVANLAAILETDHLTPQLANTRVACIGPVTAEAAELHGLGVHIQPKEHTAEAVVRALAMDSLQLRTAEAG from the coding sequence ATGAAGGCCATGCCAAATCTGATTATCGGGTCACGCGGCAGCAAGCTGGCGCTGTGGCAATCCAACTGGATCAAACAAGAACTGGAACGTCTGCATCCGGGCTTGGTGGTCGAAATTGAGATCATCAAAACCACGGGCGACAAGATGCAGGAAGTCTCGCTGGCGGGACTTGCCGGGGCAGGCAAGGGCGTATTCACCAAAGAGATCGAAGAAGCCTTGCTGAATCGCAGCATTGATCTGGCCGTTCACAGTCTGAAGGATTTGCCGACGGTGCTGCCAGACGGATTGCATCTCGCCGCCATCACCGAACGTGTAGACGTGCGCGATGCACTGATTTGTTCCGCCGCCTTGCACGGAACGGTCAAAGCGATTCGGGATTTGCCCCAAGGCGCGCGCGTCGGCACCAGCAGTTTGCGCCGTCGCGCGCAGTTGCTGCATCAGCGGCCCGACCTGGAAGTGTTGGAATTGCGCGGCAACGTAGACACGCGATTGCGCAAGCTGGACGACGGCCAATACGACGCGATCATTCTGGCGTCGGCGGGATTGATCCGATTGGGATTTGCCGACCGCATTTCGGCGCGCATTGACCCGGCGGAAATGCTGACCGCCGTCAGCCAGGGAGCGCTCGGCATTGAATCTCGCGTGGATGATCAGCGGACGAATCTGTTGCTGGAATCGCTGAACCATTGGGCTACGCGATATGCCACCGAAGCCGAACGCGCCGTATTGCGCGAACTTGGCGGGGGCTGCGCGGTTCCGATTGCCGCGCTGGGCGTGGTGCGGGAAGAGCAATTACGATTGGAAGGGTTGGTCGCCGATGTCGAAGGAAAGCAGTTGATCCGGCTGCACGCGGAAGGCTCCGCGCATCAGGCGGAAGCCATCGGTGGGCAATTGGCCGACGCCTTGGTAAAAGCTGGCGCGCGGGATTTGTTGCAGGCTCAAGGGAGAGAATCTGCTCCGATGAATGTTCCGCCGGTTCGACAAACAGCTTCAGCAAGACCAATACAGTCGCCAGCAGCCGCCTCCGGAAAAGGAAACCAGGTCGCTACCGCTCCCCGTTCCGTACCGGAACATCCGCTGGCCGGGCGCAGAGTGATCGTCACGCGTTCGCCGAAGCAAAGCAGCGAAATGGTTCGGTTTTTGGAAAAGCTGGGCGCGGAAGTCATCGCTTGCCCGACGATTGAAATTAAACCGCCCGCCAGTTGGGAACAGATGGATAGCGCGCTGGCCAAACTGAGTTGGTTCGATTGGTTGGCGTTCACCAGTTCCAACGGCGTCGAGTATTTTTTGCGGCGGTTGGATGAAACCGGCCACGGACGCGCAGAGTTGATGGCGCACAAAGTGTGCGCGGTTGGACGAAAGACGGCGGAAACGCTGGGCGCAGAGAACATCTTGGTTGACGTGATGCCGGAACGCTTCACGGCGGAAGCATTGGTCGAAGATTTCATCAAACGATTCGGTGTCAGCCAACGGCTGCGCGGGTCGAAAATGCTGCTGCCCGCGTCGAACATCACGCTGGATGTGATTCGTCCGGCGATGGAAAAAATCGGCGTTTACGTGGAAGTCGTCGAAGCGTATCAAACCGTTCTGCCCGCAACGACGAGCGGGGAAGTGCGCACGTTGATTCAGGAATCCAACGCCGATTACATCATCTTCACCAGCCCCTCGACGGTCGCGAATCTGGCGGCGATTCTGGAAACCGATCATTTGACGCCGCAGTTGGCAAACACGCGCGTTGCCTGCATCGGCCCCGTGACCGCCGAAGCCGCCGAATTGCATGGCTTGGGGGTTCACATTCAGCCCAAAGAACATACCGCCGAAGCGGTTGTTCGCGCCTTGGCGATGGATAGTTTGCAATTGAGAACCGCTGAGGCAGGCTGA
- a CDS encoding four helix bundle protein, producing MAAITSFRDLRVWQAGMNLVEQVYKLTSCFPKTEIYGLSSQMQRAAVSIPSNIAEGYVREGTKEYLHHLSIAQASLAELSTQIEIAARLNYISQEAFAPLFDLTTSLSKQLYALRNSLLKHNHAPSAQLPTPNSQLHS from the coding sequence ATGGCAGCCATTACAAGTTTTCGTGATTTAAGAGTTTGGCAAGCTGGAATGAATTTGGTTGAACAGGTGTATAAATTGACGAGTTGCTTTCCCAAAACTGAAATCTACGGCCTCTCCAGCCAGATGCAACGTGCCGCGGTCTCAATTCCCTCAAATATTGCCGAAGGATATGTGCGAGAAGGCACGAAAGAATATCTTCACCATTTATCTATTGCCCAGGCTTCGTTGGCGGAGTTATCAACCCAAATCGAAATTGCAGCACGTCTAAACTACATTTCGCAGGAAGCATTTGCCCCACTATTCGATTTAACAACGTCCCTAAGCAAACAACTTTATGCGTTACGCAATAGCCTGTTGAAACACAACCACGCACCATCCGCCCAACTCCCAACTCCCAACTCCCAACTCCACTCATGA
- a CDS encoding low specificity L-threonine aldolase — translation MELIDLRSDTITKPTAAMRRAMAEAEVGDDVYGEDPTVNRLQERAAELFGKDAALFVPSGTMGNQICIKLHTRPGTEVIVEARAHILDYEMGAAAVISGVILRPVRGENGVLNWDLIAPALRLNAPYYVTPTSLVALENSHNMAGGAVMPISVSARICEQAHALGLPVHLDGARIFNAALALNTTVAEIARPFDSVMFCLSKGLGAPVGSMIVGKKDFIKEAISIRKMLGGGMRQVGVLAAAGMIALEESPKALVEDHANAKRLAEGLAELHGVNIDPERVQTNIAIFDIAATGMTTAQMSAELKTRGVLANGISAREMRMVTHYDVSREDIEQTIKITKEILGR, via the coding sequence ATGGAACTCATTGATTTAAGAAGCGACACTATCACAAAACCTACCGCAGCGATGCGCCGCGCGATGGCCGAAGCTGAGGTCGGCGACGATGTATACGGCGAAGACCCGACCGTTAACCGATTGCAGGAACGCGCGGCGGAATTGTTCGGCAAAGATGCTGCGCTGTTTGTTCCGTCGGGAACGATGGGCAATCAGATTTGCATCAAGCTGCATACGCGCCCCGGCACCGAAGTCATTGTCGAAGCGCGCGCCCACATTTTGGATTATGAAATGGGAGCGGCAGCGGTGATTTCCGGCGTGATTCTGCGACCCGTGCGCGGGGAAAATGGCGTGCTCAATTGGGATTTGATCGCTCCGGCGCTTCGTTTGAACGCGCCGTATTACGTGACGCCGACTTCGTTGGTGGCGCTGGAAAATTCGCACAACATGGCGGGCGGAGCGGTGATGCCGATTTCCGTTTCCGCCAGAATTTGCGAACAGGCTCACGCGCTGGGATTGCCGGTTCATCTGGACGGAGCGCGCATTTTCAATGCGGCGCTGGCGCTCAACACGACGGTTGCCGAAATCGCCAGGCCGTTTGATTCAGTGATGTTCTGTTTGTCAAAAGGCCTGGGCGCGCCGGTCGGTTCGATGATTGTTGGCAAAAAAGATTTCATCAAAGAAGCCATCAGCATTCGCAAAATGCTCGGCGGCGGCATGCGACAGGTCGGCGTGCTGGCAGCGGCGGGAATGATCGCGCTGGAAGAATCGCCAAAGGCATTGGTCGAAGATCACGCCAACGCCAAACGCCTGGCCGAAGGCTTGGCCGAACTGCACGGCGTGAACATTGATCCCGAGCGCGTGCAAACCAACATTGCCATATTTGATATTGCGGCGACGGGAATGACGACAGCACAGATGTCTGCGGAATTGAAAACGCGCGGCGTATTGGCCAACGGAATCAGCGCGCGCGAAATGCGTATGGTCACGCATTACGACGTCAGCCGCGAAGACATCGAACAGACAATCAAAATTACGAAAGAAATCCTTGGGAGGTAA
- a CDS encoding toll/interleukin-1 receptor domain-containing protein, translating to MNAKREGIFVSYARKDGEPTAVGLRRLLTEEKFTVWQDRVSLEGGRDLNSKVLDIDRSLVRIQTRLHRRGSHRRAIPRTAG from the coding sequence ATGAACGCAAAACGCGAAGGCATTTTTGTTTCTTACGCTCGCAAAGACGGCGAGCCGACGGCGGTCGGATTGCGACGGCTTCTAACCGAAGAAAAGTTCACCGTCTGGCAGGATCGCGTCAGTCTGGAAGGTGGTCGCGATCTGAACTCCAAAGTTCTGGATATTGATCGAAGTCTTGTGCGGATACAAACCCGATTACACCGGCGCGGAAGCCATCGCCGCGCGATTCCGCGAACTGCTGGCTGA
- a CDS encoding DUF58 domain-containing protein: protein MIFTRRFFILFALGALPLVAMWSGFAAQTKLKWWLLGYDVFLVAVAFLDYKLTEKASQIEVRRIMPRRFMIGEENEVQLHLAVKLARRRSRAPRFSIKDEYPSDLELRGDRLLTVKTRRNRSGEATAVAEYKLYAASRGNYGFGDVALRWRSRLGLVVKQISLPLAETVKVYPNINEAKRYEIFAQRNRQLGLRRSRLRGQGREFESLRDYVLGDELRHISWTATARRGKLTTRQYQTERNQNIVMMIDAGRLMTSRIEHLSKLDHAINAALAIGYVATSGGDNVGLLVFNRQVVSYLAPQRGHGQLSAMTEALYNVKPQMIEPSYARAFQYLTQNCKRRSLVVILTDLVDRDASAELLAYTAALLPRHLPLIVTIGDNDLRALVSAEPETVADVYKQSVAEELLQQREEALARITELGGLALDVQAGQLSFQLVNKYLEVKERGLL from the coding sequence ATGATTTTCACGAGACGATTTTTCATCCTGTTCGCGCTTGGAGCATTGCCGCTGGTGGCGATGTGGTCGGGGTTTGCCGCGCAAACAAAACTGAAATGGTGGTTGCTTGGCTACGATGTGTTTCTGGTGGCAGTTGCTTTCCTGGATTACAAACTGACGGAAAAGGCGTCGCAGATTGAAGTCCGCCGCATCATGCCGCGACGATTTATGATTGGCGAAGAAAACGAAGTCCAGCTTCACCTTGCCGTCAAACTTGCACGACGGCGTTCGCGCGCGCCGCGATTTTCCATCAAGGATGAATACCCATCTGATCTGGAACTGCGTGGTGACCGATTGCTGACTGTCAAAACGCGCCGCAACCGCAGCGGTGAAGCCACTGCCGTTGCCGAGTACAAGTTGTATGCGGCATCACGCGGCAATTATGGCTTCGGCGACGTGGCGCTCCGCTGGCGTTCCCGGCTGGGATTGGTCGTCAAACAAATCAGTTTGCCCTTGGCCGAAACCGTCAAGGTGTATCCGAACATCAACGAAGCCAAACGCTACGAAATTTTCGCTCAGCGCAATCGCCAACTGGGTTTGCGCCGTTCGCGGCTTCGTGGACAAGGGCGCGAATTTGAAAGCCTTCGCGATTACGTGCTCGGCGATGAATTGCGGCACATTTCGTGGACGGCAACGGCTCGTCGCGGAAAATTGACGACGCGGCAATACCAGACAGAGCGCAATCAAAACATCGTCATGATGATTGACGCTGGGCGATTGATGACCTCGCGCATCGAGCATTTGTCGAAACTCGATCACGCGATCAATGCTGCGCTGGCCATTGGCTACGTCGCCACCAGCGGAGGCGACAACGTGGGCTTGTTGGTGTTCAACCGGCAAGTGGTCAGTTATCTGGCTCCGCAGCGCGGGCACGGACAGTTGTCTGCGATGACCGAAGCGCTGTACAACGTCAAACCACAGATGATCGAACCATCGTACGCGCGAGCCTTTCAATACCTGACGCAAAACTGCAAACGGCGTTCGCTGGTGGTGATTCTGACGGATTTGGTAGATCGCGACGCTTCGGCGGAATTATTGGCATACACGGCGGCGCTGCTGCCCAGGCACTTGCCGCTGATCGTCACCATCGGCGATAACGATTTACGCGCGCTGGTTTCCGCAGAACCCGAAACCGTGGCGGATGTGTACAAACAAAGCGTCGCCGAGGAATTGCTCCAAC
- a CDS encoding MoxR family ATPase, producing MANYVSQVAEHIRSEIHKVIVGQDAIIDQILICLLAEGHALLEGVPGTAKTLMVKTLARILGVGFNRIQFTPDLMPSDITGTNVFNVATSQFTLRHGPIFTDILLGDEINRTPPKTQAALLEAMEERQVTIDGESHLLSPLFLVLATENPIEYEGTYPLPEAQLDRFLFKVLISYPSVEDEQQIVANWQAGFNARKLENVPLVMMDDPTVIPQCRAEVRRINVEPSVQAYIVNLARRTREHPSLLWGASPRASVALLLAGKALAAMRDREFVTPDDVRDVVHPALRHRILLRSEAEIEGVTEEAILDEIISAVEVPR from the coding sequence ATGGCAAATTACGTCAGCCAGGTCGCCGAACACATTCGCAGCGAAATCCACAAAGTTATCGTCGGTCAGGATGCAATCATTGACCAGATTTTGATCTGCCTGTTGGCCGAAGGTCACGCTCTGCTGGAAGGCGTGCCCGGCACGGCCAAAACGTTGATGGTCAAAACGCTGGCGCGCATTCTGGGCGTGGGCTTCAACCGCATCCAATTCACGCCGGATTTGATGCCTTCGGACATCACGGGAACGAATGTGTTCAACGTGGCGACTTCGCAATTCACGCTGCGGCACGGACCGATTTTCACGGACATTCTGCTGGGCGATGAAATCAACCGGACGCCGCCAAAAACACAGGCTGCGCTGCTGGAAGCCATGGAAGAGCGCCAGGTGACGATTGACGGCGAAAGCCATTTGCTGTCGCCGCTGTTTCTGGTGCTGGCGACCGAAAACCCGATTGAATACGAAGGCACGTATCCGCTGCCCGAAGCCCAGCTTGACCGCTTCCTGTTCAAGGTTCTGATTTCCTATCCCAGCGTTGAAGACGAACAGCAAATCGTCGCCAACTGGCAGGCTGGTTTCAATGCGCGGAAGCTGGAAAATGTGCCGTTGGTGATGATGGACGACCCGACGGTGATTCCGCAGTGTCGCGCCGAAGTTCGCCGCATCAATGTCGAGCCCAGCGTGCAGGCATATATTGTCAATCTGGCTCGTCGCACGCGCGAACATCCCAGTCTGTTGTGGGGCGCCAGTCCGCGCGCTTCCGTTGCGCTGCTGCTGGCCGGCAAAGCGCTGGCGGCGATGCGCGACCGCGAATTCGTCACGCCGGACGATGTGCGTGATGTCGTCCATCCTGCGCTACGCCACCGCATCCTGCTGCGCTCCGAAGCGGAAATTGAAGGTGTCACCGAAGAAGCGATTCTGGACGAGATTATCTCTGCGGTTGAAGTGCCACGGTAG
- a CDS encoding (d)CMP kinase, producing the protein MSERKPIIAIDGPAGAGKSTIAKMLARQLGYLFINTGAMYRAVAWKALQLGASFDATEQVGKLAEDSLIELTGSVDATRVLIDGQDITDEIVSPAIGQAASVVSAIPAVRRALVARQQQMGRSGGVVMEGRDIGTQVFPDAEFKIYLDATSEARAQRRFDEDSVRGTAVASLEQMQFEIEERDTRDKTRADSPLVQADDAVYIDSSRLTIEDVVTKILRLVNQKTDST; encoded by the coding sequence TTGTCGGAAAGAAAACCAATCATCGCCATTGACGGCCCGGCGGGCGCAGGCAAAAGCACGATTGCCAAAATGCTTGCGCGGCAGCTCGGTTATTTGTTCATCAACACGGGAGCGATGTATCGCGCCGTGGCCTGGAAAGCGTTGCAGCTTGGCGCGTCATTCGACGCCACCGAGCAGGTCGGCAAACTTGCGGAAGATTCGTTGATTGAATTGACCGGATCGGTGGACGCCACACGCGTGTTGATTGACGGCCAGGACATTACGGACGAAATCGTCAGCCCCGCCATCGGCCAGGCGGCGTCTGTCGTTTCCGCGATTCCGGCAGTGCGCCGGGCGTTGGTCGCTCGGCAACAGCAGATGGGACGATCCGGCGGTGTGGTAATGGAAGGCCGCGACATCGGCACACAGGTCTTCCCGGATGCCGAATTCAAAATTTATCTGGACGCCACCAGCGAAGCGCGCGCGCAACGACGGTTTGACGAAGATAGCGTGCGAGGAACCGCCGTCGCTTCGTTGGAGCAAATGCAGTTTGAAATCGAAGAGCGCGATACCAGAGACAAAACCCGCGCCGATTCGCCGCTGGTTCAGGCCGATGACGCGGTTTACATTGACTCTTCAAGGCTGACAATTGAGGACGTCGTAACCAAAATTCTCCGCCTTGTGAATCAAAAAACAGACAGTACCTGA